In Perca fluviatilis chromosome 18, GENO_Pfluv_1.0, whole genome shotgun sequence, one genomic interval encodes:
- the ostm1 gene encoding osteopetrosis-associated transmembrane protein 1, which translates to MSLHKNSPFLVLLVLSTYALASSVGGNLTASDSADKLKQSLSLSPAAPVVVGVDSTVFKPGVDSLFSLNLLSSFPEDLEISDYCSDLLHIFGQRYVAYVNCLVTAARPVKVCQNCFSSYGSLMNIYTNISSDQMGPGNVSCRDSLLRSDHLMLVYLLYSNMEDIWTKSACDNCIKGFQSLTNDTLYFISTLNQTLTCFEKYQQGNHTELCKDCKNAYRDLNELYSRMETNLTMCIDIEDSMNMTRRLWSKNFNCSFPREETVPVIAVSSFMLFLPIIFYLSSFLHSEQKKRKLIHPKRAKSYTTLMNIQDKLS; encoded by the exons ATGTCTCTTCATAAAAACAGTCCGTTTTTGGTTTTGTTAGTATTAAGTACTTACGCCCTCGCGTCTAGCGTCGGAGGAAACCTTACCGCTTCAGATTCAGCGGACAAACTGAAACAAAGCCTGTCTTTGAGCCCTGCTGCTCCTGTTGTTGTTGGGGTTGACTCGACTGTGTTTAAGCCCGGTGTGGACTCCCTCTTCTCCCTCAATCTGCTGTCTTCCTTCCCAGAAGACCTGGAGATCAGCGACTACTGCAGCGATCTGCTTCACATATTCGGACAGCGGTATGTCGCCTATGTCAACTGCTTGGTGACTGCTGCCCGACCTGTTAAAGTTTGCCAGAACTGTTTCTCCAGTTATGGCAGCCTCATGAACATCTATACGAACATATCATCAGACCAG ATGGGTCCTGGTAATGTGAGCTGCAGGGACAGCCTTCTGCGCAGTGATCATCTGATGCTGGTTTATCTGCTGTACAGCAACATGGAAGACATTTGGACGAAATCAGCCTGTGACA ACTGCATCAAGGGATTCCAGAGTCTGACCAATGACACGCTGTACTTCATAAGCACTCTCAACCAAACTCTCACCTGCTTTGAGAAGTATCAACAG GGGAACCATACAGAGCTGTGCAAAGACTGTAAGAATGCATACAGAGACCTGAATGAGCTGTACAGCAGAATGGAGACAAATCTGACTATGTGTATTGACATAGAGGATTCG ATGAATATGACTCGCAGACTGTGGAGTAAGAACTTCAATTGTTCCTTCCCCCGTGAGGAGACGGTGCCTGTCATTGCTGTGTCCAGCTTCATGCTCTTTCTGCCCATCATCTTCTACTTGAGCAGCTTCCTTCACTCCGAACAAAAGAAACGCAAGCTCATACACC CCAAACGGGCAAAGTCATACACCACTCTGATGAACATTCAGGACaaactgagctga